A stretch of DNA from Brevibacterium ihuae:
CTCGACGTGCTCGCCGCCGCTCACGCCTCCGGGCGCCTCGACCCCTTCGAGGTCGACGAGCGCCAGACCGCGGTCGTGCGCGCGAAGTTCCTCGACGCGCTCCTCGACCCGATCGCCGACCTGCCGGAGGGCGCCGAGGTCACCCGGCGCATCGAGACGCAGCTCGGGACCGGGAGGCGGCCCGGCACCGGCCTGGTCCCCGCGCCCGCCTCGGGCCCGGCCGATGTCGTCCCCGCCCGGCCCGGCTCCGGCGCGTCCGAGAACTCGGTGGCGATCCTCTCCGGCCGTGAGATCGAGGTCGCCCCCGGCACCCCCGCGGTCCACAGCTACTGCGTCATGGGCGGCGACGACATCTACCTCACCGATGCGCTCGGCCCCGGGGTCGAGATCACCCTCGACTGCTATGCCCTCATGGGCGGCAACACGATCTACATCCCGGGCGGGGTGCGCATCATCGACCGGACGGTCAACATCATCGCCGGCAACGACGTCAAGAAGAAGGCGCGCGGCGACGGCTCGAACGGCACCCTCGTCCTCACCGGATTCAGCCTCATGGCCGGTCACGACATCAAGATCGATCCCGGCTGGGCCCGGGCGGTCGAACGCTCGTAACCTCCTGCTCACCCACGACCGATAGCCTGCCGGAGGAGCCCGCGCGGGGACGCGCACCCCTGCCCGGCCACTCGACCGCACAGCGAACGACCGAAGGAGAACGGATGAACATCGGAATCATGACCTCGGGCGGCGACGGCCCCGGCCTCAACGCGGTGATCCGCGGGGCGGTCCGGAAGGGGATCCGCGCGCACGACTTCTCCTTCACCGGCATCCGGGACGGCTGGCGCGGCCTCCTCGAGGACGACACCTTCCCGCTCCACATGGTCGACGTTCGCGGGCTGTCGGGCCGCGGCGGCACGATCCTCGGAACCTCGCGGACCCACCCCTACTCGCAGGGCGGACCAGAGCAGATGCGCACGGTGATGGAGCGGCGCGGGATCGACGCGATCATCGCGATCGGCGGCGAGGGGACCCTCGCCGGGGCCGCGCGCCTCGCCGACGACGAGGGCATGCCGGTGGTCGGCGTGCCGAAGACCATCGACAACGACCTCGACGGCACCGACTACACCTTCGGCTTCGACACCGCGCAGTCGATCGCGACCGAGGCGATCGACCGCCTCCGCACCACCGCCGACTCCCACCACCGCTGCATGGTCCTCGAGGTCATGGGCCGCAATGTCGGCTGGATCGCGCTCCAGGCCGGGATGGCCGGCGGCGCGCACGCGATCCTCATCCCCGAGTTCCCGGTGAGCTACGAGCGGATCTACGACTGGGTGCGCTCGGCCTGGGACCGCGGGCGCGCGCCGCTCGTCGTCGTCGCCGAGGGCTTCGTGCCCGAAGGGGTCGAGGACCAGGTCGCCGATCGCGGCACCGACAAGCACGGCCGCGTGCGCCTCGGCGGCATCGGGAACCACCTCGCGCCGCTCATCGAGGAGGCGACCGGCATCGAGACGCGGGCGATGATCCTCGGCCACCTCCAGCGCGGCGGCTCCCCCACGGCGTACGACCGCGTGCTCGCGACCCGGCTCGGAATGGCCTCGGTCGACATCGTGCGCGACGAGCAGTGGGGCCACATGGCCGCTCTCGACGGCACGGCGATCACCCGGGTGCGCCTCGCCGATGCGGTCGACAACCTCAAGTTCGTGCCCCGCGAGCGCTGGGACGAGGTCCAGGTGCTCCTCGGCTGATGCCGATTCCGCGCGACCGCCGTCCGACCGGATGGCGGTCGCGCGCCGTCCGAAAGGCAGGACGAGTCGCCGCCGCAATCCGAAGGAAGGCGGTGCCCCATGAAGGCATGGCACTTCACCAACACCCACGAGCCCCTCGTCCTCAACGAGGTCGAGGAGCCCAAGGCCGGACCCGGCGAGGTCGTCATCGAGATGAAGGCCGCGGGCCTGTGCCACTCGGACGTCGGACTGCTCGAGGACGAGGGCTGGCTCTCCACTCTCGCCAAGCAGCCCATCACCATCGGCCACGAGAACGCCGGTGTCGTCGTCGAGCTCGGCGAGGGCGTGACGAACGTCCAGGTCGGCGACCGCGTGGGCGTCTGCCCCACCACCCCGGCCGGCGCACCCGGCTACGTCGCCGACGGCGGCTTCCAGCCGAAGATCGCCTTCTCCGCCGATGCCCTCGCCCCGATCCCGGACGGCGTGTCCTGGGAGCAGGGCGCGGCCGCCACGGATGCGGGCATGACCTCGTACCACGCGATCATCACCAACGGCCAGGCCGGCCCGGGCAAGAAGATCGGCGTCATCGGATTCGGCGGACTCGGCCAGATCGGCACCCGCGTGGCGATCCTCGCCGGCGCCGAGGTCTACGTCGCCGAGGTCAACGAGAAGGTGTGGGACACCGCGAAGGAGATCGGCGCAGCCGGTGTCGCGTAGTCGATCACCGAGTTCGCCGACGTCGAGTTCGACGCGATCGTCGACTACGCCGGCTTCGGCACCACGACCGCCGAGGCGATCGAGACCGTGGGCCGCGGCGGACGCGTCGTCCAGGTCGGCATGGGCAAGCTCGAGGCGACGATCTCGACCAAGGCCATGATCCTCTCCGAGGTCACCCTCGTCGGTTCCCAGGGCGGTACCAAGGAGGACATCGCCGGGGTCTACGAGTACCTCGCGACCGGGAAGCTCGAGCCGACGATCACCACGATCGGCTTCGACGACATCCCCGACGGCCTCGACAAGCTCGCCAAGGGCGAGGTCGTGGGCCGGCTCGTCGCCCTCTACTGAGCCGCATCACCCATCGAGTGGTCGGTTCCGGTCGGATACCCGCGAGTATTCGACCGGAACCGACCACTCGACGTTCGGGGGTCCGGCAGGACCGATGAATGGCGGCGGGCCCGGAGAGAATCTCTCCGGGCCCGCCGCCATTCACGGGTGCTGCGACTGCGGGGTTCGGCTCAGCTGAACGCTCCGAAGTCGTAGTCCTCGAGCGGGATCGCCGCTCCCTCGCCGCTCAGGCTCGGGTAGAAGTCGCCGTAGGAGTTGTTGAACATCTCCTGCTTGGCCTCCTCGGTGGGCTCGACGACCATGTCGCGGAACTTGTGCATTCCGGTTCCGGCCGGGATGAGCTTACCGAGGATGACGTTCTCCTTGAGGCCGAGGAGCGGATCGGACTTGCCCTCGAGCGCAGCCTCGGTGAGGACGCGGGTCGTCTCCTGGAAGGACGCGGCCGACAACCACGACTCGGTCGCGAGCGAGGCCTTGGTGATGCCCATGAGCTCGTCGCGGGCCGAGGCGGGGGTGCCGCCCTCGGCGACGATCCGCCGGTTCTCCTCCTGGTACCGGCCGCGGTCCACCAGCTCGCCCGGGAGCAGCGTGGTGTCGCCGGACTCGATGACGGTGACCCGACGCAGCATCTGGCGCACGATAACCTCGATGTGCTTGTCGTGGATGCCCACGCCCTGCGAGCGGTACACCTTCTGCACCTCGTCGACGAGGAAGCGCTCGGCCTCCCGGCGACCGCGGATGCGGAGCACCTGCTTGGGGTCGACCGCACCCTGGACGAGCTTGTCGCCCGCGGTGATGTGCTGGCCGTCCTCGACGAGCAGCTGCGAGCGGCGGCCCACGGCGTGCTCGATCTCCTCCGAGCCGTCGTCGGGCACGACGATGACGTAGCGCGTCTTGCGCGAGTCGTCGACCTTGACCCGGCCGCTGGCCTCGGCGATCGGCGCGAATCCCTTGGGGGTCCGGGCCTCGAACAGCTCGGTCACGCGCGGCAGACCCTGCGTGATGTCTCCCCCGCCGCCGGCGGCCACACCGCCGGTGTGGAAGGTCCGCATGGTCAGCTGGGTGCCGGGCTCGCCGATCGACTGCGCTGCGACCGTGCCGATCGCCTCGCCGATGTCGACGAGCTGACCGGTGGCCATCGAGCGGCCGTAGTGGACGGCTGAGATCTGCACGTCGGAGTCCGCGGTGAGGACCGAGTGCACCTTGATCTCGCGGATCCCGTGGGCCACGAGATTCTCCACGACCTCGGCGGTGACATCGGTCTTCGCCGGGTAGAGGACGGTGCCGTCGGCGTCGGCGATGTCGGCGACCGTGAGGCGGCCGAGCACGCTCGTCTCGACGAACTCGTGGAGCTCGATCCCGCCGGTCGGGCTCTCCTGCGCGATCGGCAGGGTGAGGCCCTTCGTCGTGTCGGTGTCCTCGGTGCGCACGATGACGTCCTGGGACACGTCGACGAGACGACGCGTGAGGTAGCCCGAGTCCGCCGTCCGCAGCGCGGTGTCGGCCAGGCCCTTGCGCGCGCCGTGGCTGGCGATGAAGTACTCGAGCACCGACAGGCCCTCGCGGTAGTTCGACTTGATCGGACGCGGGATGATCTCACCCTTGGGGTTCGTCACCAGTCCGCGCATGCCGGCGAGCTGACGGACCTGGGTCCAGTTGCCCGAGGCTCCGGACTCGACGAGCCGCAGCACGGAGTTGTTCTCCGGGAAGTTCTGCTGCATCGCCTCGGCGACCTCGTCGGTGGTCTCCGACCAGATCTTGACGAGCTCGTTGCGGCGCTCGTCGTCGGTCAGGGCACCGAAGTCGTACTGGTCCTGGACCTTGGCGGCGAGCTCCTCGGCCTGGGCGAGCATGCCCTCCTTGGCGTCCGGGGACACGATGTCGGACATCGCGACCGTCAGACCCGAGCGGGTCGCCCAGTGGAAGCCGGTGGCCTTGAAGTTGTCGAGCGTCGCGGCGACCTCGACCTTCGGGTAGAAGTCGGCGAGCCGGTTGACGATCTGCGAGAGCGTCTTCTTGTCCACGGTCCGGTTGACGTACCGGTAGTCCGCGGGAAGCGTCTCGTTGAACAGCGCGCGGCCGAGGGTGGTCTCGACGATGGCCGGCTGCCCGGCCTCCCAGCCCTCGGGCATGGTCATCGAGTCGTCCGGGACGATGTTCTCGATCCGCACGCGGATCCGCGCCCCGAGGTCGAGCTCGTGGCGGTCGAAGGCCATGATCGCCTCGGCCACCGAGGAGAACTCGCGTCCGTCGCCCGCGGCCCCCGAGCGCTCGCTCGTCAGGTGGTAGATGCCGATGATCATGTCCTGGCTGGGCATGGTGACCGGCTTGCCGTCCGAGGGCTTGAGGATGTTGTTCGCCGACAGCATGAGCACGCGGGCCTCGGCCTGCGCCTCGGCCGACAGCGGGAGGTGCACGGCCATCTGGTCGCCGTCGAAGTCGGCGTTGAACGCCGAGCAGACGAGCGGGTGGATCTGGATGGCCTTGCCCTCGACGAGCTGCGGCTCGAAGGCCTGGATGCCCAGGCGGTGCAGCGTCGGTGCGCGGTTGAGCAGCACCGGGTGCTCGGTGATGACCTCTTCGAGGACGTCCCACACCTGCGGGTGCTGGCGCTCGACCATGCGCTTGGCCGACTTGATGTTCTGGGCATGGTTGAGGTCGACGAGCCGCTTCATGACGAAGGGCTTGAAGAGCTCGAGCGCCATGGTCTTGGGCAGACCGCACTGGTGGAGCTTGAGGGTCGGGCCGACGACGATGACCGAACGGCCGGAGTAGTCGACGCGCTTGCCGAGCAGGTTCTGGCGGAACCGGCCCTGCTTGCCCTTGAGCATGTCGGAGAGCGACTTGAGCGGGCGGTTGCCCGGTCCGGTCACCGGACGTCCGCGACGGCCGTTGTCGAACAGCGAGTCCACGGCCTCCTGGAGCATCCGCTTCTCGTTGTTGACGATGATCTCCGGCGCCCCGAGGTCGAGCAGACGCTTGAGGCGGTTGTTGCGGTTGATCACGCGCCGGTAGAGGTCGTTGAGGTCCGAGGTCGCGAACCGACCGCCATCGAGCTGCACCATCGGGCGGAGCTCCGGCGGGATCACCGGGATCGCGTCGAGGACCATGCCCTCGGGGGTGTTGTCCGTGGTGAGGAACGCGTTGACGACCTTGAGGCGCTTGAGCGCACGGGTCTTGCGCTGTCCCTTGCCGGTCTTGATGAGCTCGCGCAGGGCATCCGATTCGGCGGCCAGGTCGAAGTCCTGGAGCCGCTTCTGGATCGCCTCGGCGCCCATCGCACCGGAGAAGTAGATGCCGAAGCGCTCGACCATCTCGCGGTAGAGCGACTCGTCGCCCTCGAGATCGGAGACGGCGAGGCCCTTGAAGCGGTCCCACACCTTCTCGATGCGATCGATGTCGCGCTCGGCGTGCTTGCGCAGGTTCGCCATCTCGCGCTCGGCCTGGTCGCGCAGCTTCTTCTTGGCCTGGGCGGTGCCGCCCTCGGCCTCGAGCGCGGACAGGTCCTCCTCGAGCTTCCGGGCACGACGGTCGATGTCGGCGTCGCGCCGGTCGGTGAGCTGCTTCTTCTCCACGTCGATCTGGTTCTGCAGGGTCGGCAGATCCCGGTGGCGGGAGTCCTCGTCGACCCAGGTGATCATGTAGGCGGCGAAGTAGATGATCTTCTCGAGATCCTTCGGCGCCAGGTCGAGGAGGTAGCCCAGGCGCGACGGGACGCCCTTGAAGTACCAGATGTGGGTGACCGGGGCGGCGAGCTCGATGTGGCCCATCCGCTCGCGGCGCACCTTGGCACGGGTCACCTCGACGCCGCAGCGCTCACAGATGATGCCCTTGAAGCGGACGCGCTTGTACTTGCCGCAGTAGCACTCCCAGTCGCGAGTCGGTCCGAAGATCTTCTCGCAGAACAGGCCGTCCTTCTCCGGCTTGAGGGTTCGGTAGTTGATGGTCTCGGGCTTCTTGACCTCGCCGTGCGACCAGCGGCGGATGTCGTCGGCAGTGGCCAGGCCGATCCGCAGCTCATCGAAGAAATTGACGTCAGGCACGTAAATCCTCTTTCTCGTGACGATCGTCGGGCGATCGTCGGTTCGCGTTCGTAAGTATCAGACTTCTTCGACGGTGTTGGCTTCGTGACGGGACAGGTTGATGCCGAGCTCCTCGGCCGCGCGGAAGACCTCCTCGTCGGAGTCGCGCATCTCCACCTGCATTCCGTCCGAGGACAGCACCTCGATGTCGAGACACAGAGACTGCATTTCCTTGATGAGCACCTTGAAGGACTCCGGGATGCCCGGGTCCGGCAGGTTCTCGCCCTTGACGATCGCCTCGTAGACCTTGACGCGGCCGGGGATGTCGTCGGACTTGATCGTCAGCAGCTCCTGCAGCGTGTAGGCGGCGCCGTACGCCTCGAGCGCCCACACCTCCATCTCGCCGAAGCGCTGGCCGCCGAACTGGGCCTTTCCGCCGAGCGGCTGCTGGGTGATCATCGAGTACGGCCCAGTCGAGCGCGCGTGGATCTTGTCGTCGACGAGGTGGTGGAGCTTGAGCATGTACATGTAGCCCACCGACACCGGGTACGGGAACGGCTCTCCGGAGCGGCCGTCGTACAGCCGGGCCTTGCCGGAGCTGTCGATGAGGCGGTCGCCGTCGCGGTTCGGGTGGGTGGAGTCGAGCAGACCCCGCAGCTCCTCCTCGTGGGCGCCGTCGAACACCGGGGTGGCGACGTTCGTGCCGGCCTCGGCCTCGCGGGAGAAGTGGAAGTGCTTGAGCTCCTGCGCCCAGTCCGGATTGCCCTCGATCTTCCAGCCCTGCTTGGCGATCCAGCCGAGGTGGATCTCGAACACCTGGCCGATGTTCATCCGGCGCGGCACGCCGTGCGGGTTGAGGATGATGTCGATCGGGGTGCCGTCCTCGAGGAACGGCATGTCCTCGATCGGGAGGATCTTCGAAATCACGCCCTTGTTGCCGTGGCGGCCGGCCATCTTGTCACCGATCGTGATCTTGCGGCGCTGGGCCACGTACACGCGGACGAGCTGGTTGACGCCGGGTGCGAGCTCGTCGTCGTCCTCGCGGTCGAACTCCTTGACCGCGATGACGGTGCCGGACTCGCCGTGGGGCACCTTGAGCGAGGTGTCGCGCACCTCGCGCGACTTCTCGCCGAAGATCGCGCGGAGCAGGCGCTCCTCCGGGGTGAGCTCGGTCTCGCCCTTCGGGGTGACCTTGCCGACGAGGATGTCGCCGTCGGTGACCTCCGCGCCGATCCGGATGATGCCGCGCTCGTCGAGGTCGGCCAGAGCGTCCGGGGAGATGTTCGGGATGTCCCGGGTGATCTCCTCCGCGCCGAGCTTGGTGTCGCGGGCGTCGACCTCGTGCTCCTCGATGTGGATCGAGGAGAGGATGTCGTCCTGCACCATGCGCTGGGACAGGATGATGGCGTCCTCGAAGTTGTGGCCCTCCCAGGACATGAACGCCACGAGGAGGTTCTTGCCGAGCGCCATCTCGCCGTTCTCGGTCGACGGTCCGTCGCCGATCACGGCACCGACCTCGACGCGGTCGCCCTCGTCGACGAGCACGCGCTGGTTGTACGAGGTGCCGTGGTTCGAGCGGCGGAACTTCTCCGCCCGGTACATCGTCGTGGTGCCGTCGTTGTTGAGGACGGTCGCGTAGTCCGCGCAGACCTCGGTGACGACGCCGGCCTTGGTGGCCACCATGACGTCGCCGGCGTCCACTGCGGCGCGGTACTCCATGCCGGTGCCGACGAACGGGGCCTCGCTGCGGACGAGCGGCACGGCCTGGCGCTGCATGTTCGCACCCATGAGGGCGCGGTTCGCGTCGTCGTGCTCGAGGAACGGGATGAGCGCGGTCGCCACCGACACCATCTGGCGGGCGGAGACGTCCATGAAGTCGATCTCCTCGGCCGGGAGCAGCTCGGCCTCGCCGCCGCCGCCCTTGGGACGCGCGAGGACGTGGTCCTCGGCGAACTTCTGGTCGTCGGTGAGCGGTGCGTTGGCCTGCGCGATCGAGTACTCGAGCTCGTCGTCGGCGGTGAGGTACTCGGTGCGATCGGTGACGACGCCGTTCTCGACCTTGCGGTAGGGCGTCTCGATGAAGCCGAACGGATTGATCCGCGCGTAGGAGGCGAGCGAGCCGATGAGGCCGATGTTCGGGCCTTCCGGGGTCTCGATCGGGCACATGCGTCCGTAGTGCGAGGGGTGGACGTCACGGACCTCCATGCCGGCCCGGTCGCGCGACAGGCCGCCGGGGCCGAGCGCGGACAGGCGGCGCTTGTGCGTGAGCCCGGCCAGCGGGTTGTTCTGGTCCATGAACTGGCTGAGCTGCGAGGTTCCGAAGAACTCCTTGATCGCGGCCACGACGGGACGGATGTTGATGAGCGACTGCGGAGTGATCGCCTCGACGTCCTGCGTGGTCATGCGCTCGCGGACGACGCGCTCCATGCGCGACAGCCCGGTGCGGACCTGGTTCTCGATGAGCTCGCCGACCGCGCGGATGCGGCGGTTGCCGAAGTGGTCGATGTCGTCGAGCGCGACGCGCAGGTCGATGTCCTTGCCGTCGCGCACGCCCGGCATGGTGTCCGCACCGGCGTGGAGCGAGACGATGTAGCGGATCGTCGCGACGATGTCGTCGGTGGTGAGGACCGAGTCGGTGAGCGGGCGGTCGATGCCGAGCTTGCGGTTGACCTTGTAGCGGCCGACCTTCGCGAGGTCGTAGCGCTTGGGGTTGAAGTAGAGGTTGTTGATCAGTCCCTCTGCGGCCTCGACGGTGGCCGGCTCCGCGGGGCGGAGCTTCTTGTAGATGTCGATGAGGGCTTCCTCGCGGGTGGACACGGTGTCCTTCGCGAGGGTCTCGCGGATCGACTCGAAGTCGCCGAACTCCTCGAGGATCTTCGACTCGGTCCAGCCGAGCGCCTTGAGCAGCACGGTGACCGACTGCTTGCGCTTGCGGTCGAGACGGACGCCCACCTGGTCGCGCTTGTCGATCTCGAACTCGAGCCATGCGCCGCGCGAGGGGATGATCTTCGCGGTGAAGATGTCCTTGTCCGAGGTCTTGTCGGGGGTCGACTCGAAGTAGGCGCCGGGCGAGCGGACGAGCTGGGAGACGACGACGCGCTCGGTGCCGTTGATGACGAAGGTGCCCTGCTCGGTCATGAGCGGGAAGTCGCCCATGAAGACCGTCTGGCTCTTGATCTCGCCGGTGTTGTTGTTCATGAACTCCGCGGTGACGAACAGCGGAGCGGAGTAGGTGATGTCCTTCTCCTTGCAGTCGTCGATCGAGTACTTCGGAGGCTCGAAGCGGTGCTCGCGGAACGACAGCGACATCGATCCGGAGAAGTCCTCGATCGGGGAGATCTCCTCGAAGATGTCCTCGAGACCGGAGGTCGTGGCGACGGAATCGTCCCCGCGCTCGGTGGCGTCGATGACGCGGTCCTGCCAGCGCTCGTTGCCGATGAGCCAGTCGAAGCTGTCGGTCTGCAGTCCGAGGAGATTGGGAACCTCGAGGGGCTCGTGGATCTTCGCGAAGGAGATGCGCTGGGGCGGGTTAGCGGTCCTGGTGTTTTCGTTGGCGGCGGCCAATGGGATCCTTCCGAGTGGGTCACCTGTTGAGTCCGGCTTCACCTGAGCCGGGGCCGAGGCCAGGGAGATCCGGGTGTAACGTACACATCCGGTTCCCGCGGTCGTCTCAGTCCGGGATTTCCGATGTGCCCACCGCTATATGAAGGCACCACGAAGGCGAAGCAACGCAAATATCCACTGTAGACCTGCGTTCCCCGCCGTGCAAGTCGGGATGTGGTATGGTTCCCGGCCGCTCCCGGCCCGCGATCAGTCGGCTGCGGATCCGCCGCGCTGCCACAGCCCGGTCATCCCGAGCGGCCGGAAGCCCACCCGGTTGTTGATCGCGAGCATCGGGGCGTTCTCCGCGGCGTTCCACGTGTAGATCCGTTCGACCTCGGGGGCCTGCGCACGCAGGTGACCGGCGTTGAGCTCCTTGAGGAGCGCGGCATATCCGCGGCCGCGGACGGCGGGGACGGTCACGGTGTGCTCCTGGAACCCGAACTCCCGGCCGGTGCAGACCTCGAAGAACGTCAGGCCCAGCGGCGCATCGTCGGCGTCCGCCAGGAGGACGGTGCCGTAGGCGGTCATGCCGCGAGCGCGCCGCAGCCGATCCTCGTCCCGCACCCGTTCGGGGGTGTGCACGACGGCGTCGAACTCGGCCTCGCCCGTGGGGATCGTCTCCTCGAACACGGTGAAGAGGTGGGCGACCGCCGGGAGCAGGCGATCGGGCACATCGCCCACCCAGCTCTCCGCACGCAGGCCGGCGGGCACCGCGCGCACGGGGACGTCGCGCACGGGCAGGACCGAGAAGCGCTCGATCTGCACGAGCCGGAACCCGCGCTCCGCGAATCGCCGGACCACGGGATCGTCGGCGAAGAGCGCGCCGTGATCCGGGGCAAGGGTGAGCAGCGGTCGCGACGGCGGGCTCACTTCCCCGGATCCGGAGCCGAGGTCCCCCGCGGCATCGCCGCTCACGTGCGCGCAGTCGCCCGTCCCCGCCTCCCGATCGCCGAGCGCGGCCGCGGTGAAGTTCGCGCGCGGGTGGTCGGCGTGCTCCTCGTACCCGTAGAGGACGGTACGGCCGCGCGCCGCGGCGATCCGGTCGATCCGGTTCCACAGGGCATCGGCCGTGAGCCGCGCGAGGTCCGTGCCGAGCTCGGGGAGGGTCATCACCCGGACGTCGGCGGATTCGAGGTTCTCGCGCAGCGGCAGGGCGATGGTCGCGGCACCCAGGCAGCGTCCCGCACCGTCGACGGCGAGCGCGCAGTCGCGCTCGTGGTGCGGGTCGGACTCCCAGGTCGCCGCCAGCTCCTCGGCCGTGGTCGCGAGCTCGGGCAGGCCGATCGCGTCCATGAGCAGCTCCTCCTCGATCTCCTGCATGCGGGAGAAGAGCTCGGCCCGGAGCGCGGGGGCGTCGCCGAGGTCGGCGGCGAGGACCAGCAGCACCTCGGGTGCGGCGCCAGGGTGCGGGCGGGCGTGTGCGAGGAGCGCGGGGGTGACAGCGGGGATGGCGGCGTCCATGGTCCACTCGTACC
This window harbors:
- a CDS encoding DNA-directed RNA polymerase subunit beta'; amino-acid sequence: MPDVNFFDELRIGLATADDIRRWSHGEVKKPETINYRTLKPEKDGLFCEKIFGPTRDWECYCGKYKRVRFKGIICERCGVEVTRAKVRRERMGHIELAAPVTHIWYFKGVPSRLGYLLDLAPKDLEKIIYFAAYMITWVDEDSRHRDLPTLQNQIDVEKKQLTDRRDADIDRRARKLEEDLSALEAEGGTAQAKKKLRDQAEREMANLRKHAERDIDRIEKVWDRFKGLAVSDLEGDESLYREMVERFGIYFSGAMGAEAIQKRLQDFDLAAESDALRELIKTGKGQRKTRALKRLKVVNAFLTTDNTPEGMVLDAIPVIPPELRPMVQLDGGRFATSDLNDLYRRVINRNNRLKRLLDLGAPEIIVNNEKRMLQEAVDSLFDNGRRGRPVTGPGNRPLKSLSDMLKGKQGRFRQNLLGKRVDYSGRSVIVVGPTLKLHQCGLPKTMALELFKPFVMKRLVDLNHAQNIKSAKRMVERQHPQVWDVLEEVITEHPVLLNRAPTLHRLGIQAFEPQLVEGKAIQIHPLVCSAFNADFDGDQMAVHLPLSAEAQAEARVLMLSANNILKPSDGKPVTMPSQDMIIGIYHLTSERSGAAGDGREFSSVAEAIMAFDRHELDLGARIRVRIENIVPDDSMTMPEGWEAGQPAIVETTLGRALFNETLPADYRYVNRTVDKKTLSQIVNRLADFYPKVEVAATLDNFKATGFHWATRSGLTVAMSDIVSPDAKEGMLAQAEELAAKVQDQYDFGALTDDERRNELVKIWSETTDEVAEAMQQNFPENNSVLRLVESGASGNWTQVRQLAGMRGLVTNPKGEIIPRPIKSNYREGLSVLEYFIASHGARKGLADTALRTADSGYLTRRLVDVSQDVIVRTEDTDTTKGLTLPIAQESPTGGIELHEFVETSVLGRLTVADIADADGTVLYPAKTDVTAEVVENLVAHGIREIKVHSVLTADSDVQISAVHYGRSMATGQLVDIGEAIGTVAAQSIGEPGTQLTMRTFHTGGVAAGGGGDITQGLPRVTELFEARTPKGFAPIAEASGRVKVDDSRKTRYVIVVPDDGSEEIEHAVGRRSQLLVEDGQHITAGDKLVQGAVDPKQVLRIRGRREAERFLVDEVQKVYRSQGVGIHDKHIEVIVRQMLRRVTVIESGDTTLLPGELVDRGRYQEENRRIVAEGGTPASARDELMGITKASLATESWLSAASFQETTRVLTEAALEGKSDPLLGLKENVILGKLIPAGTGMHKFRDMVVEPTEEAKQEMFNNSYGDFYPSLSGEGAAIPLEDYDFGAFS
- the rpoB gene encoding DNA-directed RNA polymerase subunit beta produces the protein MAAANENTRTANPPQRISFAKIHEPLEVPNLLGLQTDSFDWLIGNERWQDRVIDATERGDDSVATTSGLEDIFEEISPIEDFSGSMSLSFREHRFEPPKYSIDDCKEKDITYSAPLFVTAEFMNNNTGEIKSQTVFMGDFPLMTEQGTFVINGTERVVVSQLVRSPGAYFESTPDKTSDKDIFTAKIIPSRGAWLEFEIDKRDQVGVRLDRKRKQSVTVLLKALGWTESKILEEFGDFESIRETLAKDTVSTREEALIDIYKKLRPAEPATVEAAEGLINNLYFNPKRYDLAKVGRYKVNRKLGIDRPLTDSVLTTDDIVATIRYIVSLHAGADTMPGVRDGKDIDLRVALDDIDHFGNRRIRAVGELIENQVRTGLSRMERVVRERMTTQDVEAITPQSLINIRPVVAAIKEFFGTSQLSQFMDQNNPLAGLTHKRRLSALGPGGLSRDRAGMEVRDVHPSHYGRMCPIETPEGPNIGLIGSLASYARINPFGFIETPYRKVENGVVTDRTEYLTADDELEYSIAQANAPLTDDQKFAEDHVLARPKGGGGEAELLPAEEIDFMDVSARQMVSVATALIPFLEHDDANRALMGANMQRQAVPLVRSEAPFVGTGMEYRAAVDAGDVMVATKAGVVTEVCADYATVLNNDGTTTMYRAEKFRRSNHGTSYNQRVLVDEGDRVEVGAVIGDGPSTENGEMALGKNLLVAFMSWEGHNFEDAIILSQRMVQDDILSSIHIEEHEVDARDTKLGAEEITRDIPNISPDALADLDERGIIRIGAEVTDGDILVGKVTPKGETELTPEERLLRAIFGEKSREVRDTSLKVPHGESGTVIAVKEFDREDDDELAPGVNQLVRVYVAQRRKITIGDKMAGRHGNKGVISKILPIEDMPFLEDGTPIDIILNPHGVPRRMNIGQVFEIHLGWIAKQGWKIEGNPDWAQELKHFHFSREAEAGTNVATPVFDGAHEEELRGLLDSTHPNRDGDRLIDSSGKARLYDGRSGEPFPYPVSVGYMYMLKLHHLVDDKIHARSTGPYSMITQQPLGGKAQFGGQRFGEMEVWALEAYGAAYTLQELLTIKSDDIPGRVKVYEAIVKGENLPDPGIPESFKVLIKEMQSLCLDIEVLSSDGMQVEMRDSDEEVFRAAEELGINLSRHEANTVEEV
- a CDS encoding DUF1707 SHOCT-like domain-containing protein, which codes for MDADSPSEPIEPAPRRIRASDRDRDAVLDVLAAAHASGRLDPFEVDERQTAVVRAKFLDALLDPIADLPEGAEVTRRIETQLGTGRRPGTGLVPAPASGPADVVPARPGSGASENSVAILSGREIEVAPGTPAVHSYCVMGGDDIYLTDALGPGVEITLDCYALMGGNTIYIPGGVRIIDRTVNIIAGNDVKKKARGDGSNGTLVLTGFSLMAGHDIKIDPGWARAVERS
- a CDS encoding alcohol dehydrogenase catalytic domain-containing protein, with product MKAWHFTNTHEPLVLNEVEEPKAGPGEVVIEMKAAGLCHSDVGLLEDEGWLSTLAKQPITIGHENAGVVVELGEGVTNVQVGDRVGVCPTTPAGAPGYVADGGFQPKIAFSADALAPIPDGVSWEQGAAATDAGMTSYHAIITNGQAGPGKKIGVIGFGGLGQIGTRVAILAGAEVYVAEVNEKVWDTAKEIGAAGVA
- a CDS encoding ATP-dependent 6-phosphofructokinase; the encoded protein is MNIGIMTSGGDGPGLNAVIRGAVRKGIRAHDFSFTGIRDGWRGLLEDDTFPLHMVDVRGLSGRGGTILGTSRTHPYSQGGPEQMRTVMERRGIDAIIAIGGEGTLAGAARLADDEGMPVVGVPKTIDNDLDGTDYTFGFDTAQSIATEAIDRLRTTADSHHRCMVLEVMGRNVGWIALQAGMAGGAHAILIPEFPVSYERIYDWVRSAWDRGRAPLVVVAEGFVPEGVEDQVADRGTDKHGRVRLGGIGNHLAPLIEEATGIETRAMILGHLQRGGSPTAYDRVLATRLGMASVDIVRDEQWGHMAALDGTAITRVRLADAVDNLKFVPRERWDEVQVLLG
- a CDS encoding zinc-binding dehydrogenase, whose product is MTEFADVEFDAIVDYAGFGTTTAEAIETVGRGGRVVQVGMGKLEATISTKAMILSEVTLVGSQGGTKEDIAGVYEYLATGKLEPTITTIGFDDIPDGLDKLAKGEVVGRLVALY